Genomic DNA from bacterium:
ATAGGAATACTGCGACATTAAAAATGAAGTTGTTATCTCTTTGGAGATAACAACACCAATAAAAAAGGGGCTATATGCCCCTTTTTTATTGGTGTTTTGGAGAGGGAGGTCACAGAATAGAGAAGGGCTTAGCGAATAAAACGGGGAGAGATGCATGCAAGAAGAGAGAGCAACATTTGCAGGGGGATGTTTTTGGTGTCTTCAGCCCGTTTTTGACCGTATCGATGGAGTGCTGAGCACCTCGGTTGGGTTTTCTGGAGGGGAAACTGAAAATCCAGGATATGAGGAGGTGTGCCAAGGCAATACGGGTCACCGTGAGGTGATAGAAGTTATCTTCGATGCTTCTCGAGTAGGATATGAAGCACTACTTCAAGCTTTTTGGCAGTCCATTGATCCAACTCAGAGTGATGGGCAGTTCGCAGATAAGGGAGAACATTATCGAACGGCAATTTTTTATCACTCAAAAGAGCAGCTTGA
This window encodes:
- the msrA gene encoding peptide-methionine (S)-S-oxide reductase codes for the protein MQEERATFAGGCFWCLQPVFDRIDGVLSTSVGFSGGETENPGYEEVCQGNTGHREVIEVIFDASRVGYEALLQAFWQSIDPTQSDGQFADKGEHYRTAIFYHSKEQLELAQQSRQELDDSGKFSSPIATEIVPASQFYRAEEGHQEYYKKNSWHYESYAEGSGRKPYLRKTWGVK